The candidate division KSB1 bacterium genome includes a region encoding these proteins:
- a CDS encoding ABC transporter permease, producing the protein MANTREKFFDFLVFLHGLLEMFGRSLLLTFVKPYYRRDILDQMYHVGVRSLSIVVLTSTFTGLVLALQFGHEMAIYGAKMYTGSVLIVALVRELGPVLVSLVAAGRVGAGITAELGSMAVTEQIDAMRALGTDPYKKLASTRFVALTIMLPILVAIGDTCGMIGGWIVSVTALDISSDFYWSIAIQYLQFSDISAGLIKPVVFGMTIATVACYLGFTATGGTRGVGEATTRSVVLSSILIFMLDFLITKLTIGSM; encoded by the coding sequence GTGGCGAACACTAGGGAAAAATTCTTCGATTTCCTCGTCTTCCTGCACGGCCTTCTCGAAATGTTCGGCCGTTCTCTGCTCTTGACATTTGTCAAGCCTTATTATCGCCGCGACATCCTGGACCAGATGTACCACGTCGGCGTTCGTTCCCTATCCATTGTTGTCCTCACTTCGACATTTACCGGTCTTGTATTAGCTCTTCAATTCGGCCATGAGATGGCCATCTATGGCGCAAAAATGTACACCGGTTCGGTTTTGATCGTGGCCCTCGTACGCGAGCTGGGACCCGTGCTTGTTTCTTTGGTGGCCGCCGGAAGGGTAGGAGCGGGCATTACGGCTGAACTGGGATCAATGGCCGTCACCGAACAAATCGATGCCATGCGTGCCCTCGGCACCGATCCTTACAAAAAGCTGGCATCCACACGTTTCGTTGCCTTGACCATCATGCTGCCGATCCTTGTGGCTATCGGCGACACCTGCGGTATGATCGGCGGCTGGATCGTCTCGGTTACAGCGCTGGACATCAGCTCCGACTTTTACTGGTCCATCGCCATCCAATACCTGCAGTTTTCCGACATCAGTGCGGGCCTCATCAAGCCGGTCGTTTTCGGCATGACTATAGCCACAGTGGCTTGCTACCTGGGATTTACAGCTACCGGCGGAACAAGGGGTGTCGGTGAAGCAACGACGCGGTCGGTCGTTCTTTCATCTATCCTCATTTTCATGCTCGATT